A window from Haloplanus rubicundus encodes these proteins:
- a CDS encoding DUF6884 domain-containing protein — translation MPTRQTTIETVQTDGGGCEDSTRSSLLVRRTALVGCGDAKHDGLLPAREKYRSTYFGLKRDFAETLCARWWILSAKFGLLDPDRVTDDYDVAITDDDVDTAQWVEDVRTALSNVEWPKTTKDGRDIVWELYALAGSGYLEAADQDGNALRVQLPDVTPEHVTIRFPFDDLAGIGYQNGWLAACRDSGCVVETANHG, via the coding sequence ATGCCAACGAGACAGACCACAATCGAGACCGTTCAGACTGACGGTGGAGGCTGCGAGGATAGTACTCGAAGTAGTCTCCTCGTTCGCCGAACTGCCCTCGTCGGGTGTGGCGACGCGAAACACGACGGCTTGCTCCCTGCTCGCGAAAAATACCGTTCGACATACTTTGGCCTCAAGCGCGATTTCGCTGAGACACTCTGTGCTCGCTGGTGGATCCTTTCTGCGAAATTCGGACTGCTTGATCCCGACCGCGTCACCGACGATTACGACGTCGCCATCACCGACGACGATGTGGACACCGCTCAGTGGGTCGAGGACGTCCGCACGGCGCTCTCTAATGTGGAGTGGCCCAAGACGACCAAGGACGGTCGGGACATCGTCTGGGAACTTTATGCACTCGCTGGGAGTGGCTATCTTGAGGCCGCCGACCAGGACGGCAACGCGCTCCGTGTACAACTTCCCGACGTCACTCCTGAGCACGTGACGATCCGGTTTCCATTCGACGACCTTGCGGGGATCGGCTACCAGAATGGGTGGCTCGCCGCGTGTCGTGATTCCGGGTGCGTCGTCGAGACTGCAAACCACGGGTGA